The following DNA comes from Shinella zoogloeoides.
CGGCCGCGAGATCGTGCGCAAGGGTCTTCTCGGCAAGCTCGGCTTCCTCGACGAGAAGGCCATGCGGCGCCAGGCCCATGCCGGGCTCGAGCAGGTCGGCATCGCCGTGCCGGCGAGCGATCGCCCGGTGGCGCGCCTTTCGGGCGGCCAGCGCCAGGCCGTCGCCATCGGCCGGGCCGTGGCCTGGGCGAACAAGGTCATCCTTCTGGACGAGCCCACCAACCATCTCGGCGCGCGCCAGGCGGGGGAGGTGCTGGAGATCATCCGCAATGCCCGCGCCAAGGGCTTCGGCGTCATCTTCATCTCCCACACGCTGCCGCATGTTCTGGAGGTGACGGACCGCATCGTCGTCCTGCGCCTCGGCCGGGTGGTCGCGGACGCGCCGTCCTCGGCATTCACGCCCGACAGCCTCTTGAAGGCGATCACCGGCCTCGGTCAACCTGAAGGAAAATAGCCCCATGCTGCTGCAAGTCGCACTCGACAAGCCCGAGCATCTCGCAATCCTGCCCGCTCTCACCGGCCTTGCCGATATCATCGAAGTGGGAACCCCGCTTCTCAAGCGGTTCGGCGTCGCCGCCATCACGACGGTGCGCGAGATCTGCCCCGACGTGCCCGTCCTCGCCGATACGAAGACGGTCGACGGCGGCGCGCTCGAAGCCAACATGGTGTTCGGCGCGGGCGCCTCCTTCATGACCGTCCTGTCCTGCGCCTCCAGGGCGACGCACGAGACGGTCGGCAAATGCGCCGTCGCCTTCGGCGCTTCCGTCATCGTCGACACGATCACGGAATCCGGCAAGCCGATCCTGCTGCCGCAGGACTTCACCCTGCCGGAGGGCTTTGCCTATGTCGCGGTGCATTCGCCGACGGATGCGCGCCTCGCCGGCGACAATTCGACCGGCCACATCGACGCCGTCGCCGCCATGCATGCACGCGGCTTCCGCGTGTCGCTCGCCGGCGGCATCGGCCCGGCGACGCTGGATTCGGTCATCGCCGTCAAACCCGAGATTCTCGTCGTCGGCAGCGCCATCACGGAATCGGAAACCCCAGGAAAGGTAGCATCATGGATCAAGGAACGGCTCCCGGAACAAGGCCTTGGCTGGCCGTGGGACAAGAAATAGGCGAGCTGCTGGAGCGCATCGATCCGCAGGCCTTCGCCGCCGTCGTGGAGGCTTTCCGTGACGGCGACCGCCGGTGGTTCTTCTCCGGGCAGGGACGCTCGGGGCTTGCGGCCCAGATGTCGGCGATGCGCTTCATGCATCTCGGCAGATCCGTGCATTTCGTCGGCGAGGTGACGGCGCCGTCCGTCCGCAAGGGCGATGGCCTTTTGATCATCTCCGGTTCCGGCGAGACGCCCGTCAGCCTCAGCTACGCGAAGATCGCCAAGGCCGAGGGCGCGAAGGTGATCACGCTGACGCACAAGCCGAAGGGCACGCTTGCCGGCATCGCCGACATCGTGCTGCCGGTTCCGGTGGTCGAGACGAAGCAGTTCGGCGGCAGCCTCTTCGAGCAGACGTGCCTGCTTCTCCTCGATGCGGTCGTGCTGCAGCTTGCCTCCGGCATGGCCGATGCCCACGGCACGATGGCCTATCGGCACACCAACCTGCAGTGAGCCGCCGATGCATGGTGTCGTAACCATCGGCGATTGCATCGTCGACGAAATCAGGGCCGAGGGGAAAGACCCCGAGCGGTTCGCCGGCGGGGCAGGGCTCAACCTCGCCGCCGGCATCGCCCGGCTCGGCCTGCCTTCGACACTCGTCACGCGCGTCGGCCAGGACCGGGACGGATACTACCTCCTGCGCTATGCGCGCGAACGCGGCATCCGGATCGTCAACACGCCGACGGTGGACCCGACCGGCGTCGTCAGCTCGACGCGACTGAACGGCGAGCCGAGCTATGCCTTTGCGCCGGCCATGTACCGCCGCCGGATCGCGTTCGGGCCGGAGGCACTGCATGTGCTGTCGAATGCCGCCGCCGCGGTCGTCAACTCGTATCCGCTGGACAATCCCGCGCATGCCGACGATCTGGTACAGGCTTTTTCCGCCGCGCCCGGCTTGCGGATCGTCGATCCCAATCCCCGTCCGCGCCTGATCTCCTCCCTCCCGGCCTACCGGCAGGGATTCGAGAAGGTCCTTCCCGTCGCGAGCCTCGTGAAGCTCAGCGACGAGGATGTTCAGCTCCTCTATGGAACGGACTGGCGGTCGGTGGCGGAACATCTGTTCGGTATGGGGGTCGAAACCGTCCTGTTTTCGCATGGTGCAGGCGGCGCGACCCTGATCGATCGGTCCGGCCTTCAGGTCGCGGTTCCGATTGCCGGCAGACCGGAGCCGATCGTCGACACGATGGGGGCCGGCGATGCGACGCTGGCAAGCCTTGTCGCCTCCCTGCTGCGCGGCGGGCGGCCCGGCACCGCCGACGTCTGGCGACGATATTTGATGGAAGCGATGGCGGTCGCCGCCGCGACCTGCCGCCGGGCAGGCGCCGAGCTCGTCCTGCCGTAGCGTCGCGCCTCGGGCTACCCGGTTTCCATCCCGGGAGGAACCCAATATGGGATATCGACATGCGGTCGGAAAATCGGAACGGAACATGACGCAGGCACCGAATGACAAGGCAGCGAGATTGATCGACGTGGCGCGGCGCGCCGAAGTGTCGCGCGCCACCGCCGCGCGCGCGCTCGGCGGCTACGGCCTCGTCACGGAGGCAACGCGCGAACGCGTCCTGGCGGCGGCGGCCGAGCTGAATTACCGGGTGAACGAACTGGCCCGGTCGATGCGCTCCGGCCGGTCGCTGACGATCGGCGTCGTGGTCGCCGACATCTCCAACTCGTTCTTCAACAGCGCCATCCGCGCCATCATCGAAACCGCCTCGAGGGCCGGTTACCAGATTCTCGTTCTCAATACGGACGACGATATCGAGAAGGAGCGGAACGCCGTCAGGGTTCTCATCGAGAAGCGGGTCGATGGCCTTATCGTCGTGCCTGCTTCGCAGCATGAAATCGAGCATTTGCTCGTCCAGAGCGAGCCGGAAGTACCAGTCGTGCTGTTGGACCGGCGCGTCGATTCCGATGAAATCGATTTTGTCACGACGGACGATCGCGTCGCAGCCGGGGCGGCGATCCGCCATTTTGCCGCCGCGGGTCATGTGCGGATCGGCTTGCTGGTGGCGACTGCCAGCGTCGAAGGACATTGCCTCGCCATGCCCGAGCAGGTGGTGAGCACGGTTCGGGATCGTGTCGAAGGGGCAACTGCGGCGCTGGCCGAGTTGGGGCTTGCGGTCAATCCGGAATGGACGCGCTACTGCCACAGCAGCGTGGAGACGGCCCGTGCGGCGATGGCGGAGATTCTTGCAAGCCCCGAACCGCCGACCGCTATCCTCGCCACGAATGAGGAAATGGCGCTGGGCGCGTTGGCCGCGGCCCAGGAATTTGCGGTCGGAATTGGCGAGGCTCTCTCGATCATCGCTTTTGACGAAGCGCCATGGACCGGTGTGTTCCGGCCGCCGCTGTCCGTGATAAGGCGTCCTGTCGCCAAACTCGGTGCGGCAGCAGCGGAGCTCCTGCTCAAGAAGATCGAGGATAGTTCGTATCGCAGCTCCCAGGTGCTCCAGGCGGAGCTGATCGCACGGCGATCGGTAGAAGCGCCCGCGCTATAGCCGCTTCTGAGCTTGATGGTCGAGCCACACCTGTTCCAACGCCTACAAGGCAAGAAAACCGTCGACCCAACCGAATGGGTCGACGCAGGAGCATAATCTCATTCGATGACGGTGATCTTCGAGCCGTTGAGGAACTTCGCCGGCTCGAAACCGCGGGCAATGGCCATCGGCACCATCAGCAGCTGGATGGGCAGGATCTCCAGGACAGGCAGAAGCCCTTCCGCCACGGCGGGCAGAGACAGGACCGCTTCGCTTCCCGAAAGCGCGGCCGCCGTGCTTGCGGGCGCGACGACGAGGCTGCGGCCGCCGAAGCGGGCAATGTCGGCGACGGTCTTCAGGTTGAGGTCGAGCGTGGCGCCGGGGCCGCCGAGGAACAGCATGCTGCGGAAACCGTCGCGCACCAATTCCAGCGGACCGTGGCGGAACTGGCCGCCGGACAGTGCCTGTGTCGGCGCCTTTGCGGCCTCGGCCGTGACCAGCGCGCCCATCATGGCGCTGGCATAGCTCGCGCCGCGGCCGATAAAGGTCAGAGGCAAGTCATGGCCGAGGAAGGCCAGCATCTCGTCCAGCCTCGCGGGCACTCTGGCCAGAACCTCGTCCGTGGCGTCGGCGAGCGTTGCGATATCCGCGGCGACCGTGTCGCCCCCGTCGATCAGCATGCGTTCGAAGATATATAGGGCGGCAAGGCCGGCGGTGTAGGTCTTGGTCGAAACGGTCTGTTCCGGGCCAACCTCCGTCGCCAGCGCCAGCGACGCCCAGCGTGCCAGAGTGTTGTCGCGGGGGTTGGTGATCGCCACGCGGATGCTGACGCCGGCATCCAGTTCCGTCATGCGGCACAGTTCGACGCTCTCGCCTGACTGCGAGATGGCGATGACCATGGCGCCGGGGCGCAGCAGCGTGGGCGCCTGCTGGATGAGTTCGGACGTATCCCAGAGTGAGACCGGGACGGGAAGCGACCGGCTCAGCCGCAGCCAGGTGCCGTAGGCGCTGAAGAGGGATCCGCCCATGCCGGTGAGGATGATGTGCCGGACGTCTCCCTTGTCGATCGCGGCGCGGATCGCCCGGATGTCGGCGGCGAGGCCGGGCGTGACGAGCCGGCCCAGCTTGCGGATTGCTGCCGGCTGTTCGGCGATTTCGTCGAGATAGGACTGGGACACGGAAACTCCATCAAGGCTTGGGGGTGGGAAAGATTTGCGCCGCAGCGCCGATGATGCCGGCATCGTTGCCGAGCGAGGCGAGCGAGAAGCGGACCGGTGCGAGATAGAGCGCGAGGCCCGAGAGCCGGGCCTCGCGCTCGAGCGGCCCCAGCAGCAGGTCGCCGGCGGCGCTCAGCCCGCCGCCGAGCAGGATGACGTCGGGAGCGAAGATCTGCGCCCAGGTGGCAGCCCCACGCCCGAGCCATCGCCCGACATCGGCGAGCATCGCCACTGCAGCGGGGTCGCCTTCAAGGCCCATCACCACGACATCCGACGCGTCGGGCTCCCGCCCGAGGCTGCGCGCCCTTGCCGCGAGCGGACTCTCCGGCATTTCGGCGCAATAGCGTTGTACGGTTCCGTTCAGGGCGTCTGCGGAGGCGAGCGATTCCAGGCAGCCGACGCATCCCTGCCGGCAGGGCCGGCCGTCGCTTCCGTGAATGATGAGCTGCCCGGCATTCCCGAGGCCGCCGCCCGAGGTGATGAAGGGCTTTCCGTCGACGGTGAGCGCAACGCCGATGCCGGTTCCCGCCGCGATCAGCAGCGAGCGCCGGGCATCCCTGTCCCTGCCGAACATGGCTTCCGCCAGGCCGGCCGCCGTCCCGTCGTTTTCCATCCGGGCCGGAAGGCCGAACAGGTTGCCGATGCGCTCGGCCAGGGGGAAATCGTCGAGGGCAGGGATGTTGCCGAGATCACCGGAAAGATTGTCCGGATGGATGCGCCCCGGAAAGCCGATGCCGATGCCCAGTGGCTTCGCCTGCGGATGGGCCGACAGGATATCGCCGATCGCAGCCGCATATTGCCGGACGATGGCATCTGCGCCATCGGTCTCGCTGACGACGATGCGACGCCGCTCGGCGATCTCGCCTCTGGTCGAGACGAGGCCGATCTTCGTGCTGCCGCCGCCGATGTCGATGCCGATTGCGAAATCCTGTTGCGACACGGGCGGGCTCCTAGAGGCGGTAGCGGTTGACGTTGAGCATGAAGCCGCCGCCCTTGTAGACGGACTTCACATATTCCACGGCCTGATCGGTGTCGGTCACGGTGACGCGCCAGACGCTGAGCACCGGCGCGCCGGGCTCGATCTTCAGGTAGCCGGCCTCCTCGGCGGTCGCTGCCGTGGGCTCGAACAGCGCATCCGTCCATGTGGGCACGATGCCCCAGGTCGCGGTCATTTCCGCATAGAGCGAGCCGCTCTCGAACATGTCCCGTGTCGCGGACGGGTAGAGTGCCGTGGGAAGATAGGCATCCTCCAGCGCCACGGGGTCGCCGTCGATGCTGCGAACGCGGCGCAGGAAGATGAAGTCGGTGCCGCTTTCCCCCTCGCTCTGGAGGTGCTTGCGGAAAGCGGGCGAAAGTTGCCGGCGTTCCTCGTAGGCGACGACGGTCGAGCCGGGCTCGGCACCGAGTTTGCGCACTTCCGTCGTGAAACTGTGGAAGCCGGAAACGCCCTTCATGCGCGAGGCGGTGCTGAAATAGCCGCGGCCGTGCTCGCTGTAGATGACGCCGCGGGCTTCGAGCTGCTTGAGGGCCTGGCGGATCGTGACGCGCGAGACGCCGAATTCGCGCGACAGCTCGCCTTCGGACGGAAGGGCGAAATGCGCGCCGTTGCGTGCCTTCACCTCGCTGTCCAGGATTTCGGCCACCTGCACATACATGGGAACGGCGCCGCTCTTGCGGATCGGCTTCTTCTTCAGCCATGTCTCGGTCATCGGTCTTCCTTTCTCGTAAGGGCGATCAAACCGTCAGTCTCTAACATGTCGAGACAAGTCGGCAAGCGCGCCCCGCTGAGCATCTTCTTCAAGCCGTCAGCGCCGCGTCATGGTTGCGGCGATCTTTTCCGCCGCCATGATGATCGGCGCGTTGATATTGGCCGAGGGCACGCGCGGAAGAATGGAGCCGTCGACGATGCGCAGCTTCTCGAGCCCATGCACGCGGCCGGCCGAATCGGTGACGGCCAGATCGTCCGTACCCATCCGGCAGGTGCTCGTCGGGTGGTGCTCGGTATTGGCGACGGTGCGCAGCCACGCTTCGATCTCGGCATCCGTGGCCTTGATGTCGGGTGTGTCGACCGGCTGGCCGCGATAGCGGCCCCAGGCCGGCTGGTGGGCCATTTCCAATGTCTTGCGAATGCCGTCCACCATTTCCAATGTGTCGCGCCGGTCGGTGAGATAGTTGAAGCGGATGGAGGGTTTTACCGTGGGATCGGCGGATTTGAGCGCGATGCGGCCGCGGCTGTAGGGGCGCATCTGGCTGACGAAATACTGGAAGCCGTCGGAGATCGTCACCTTGCCGGACTGGAAGTCGGCGAGGAACGGCAGGAATTCATGCTGCATGTTGAAATAGGGAAGGGCCTCGTCGCTCTTGAAGAAGGCGCCGACCTCGAAGAAGTTCGTCGCGCCGAGGCCGCTCTTGAAGAGCAGCCATTCGATGCCGAGTTTCAGGCGTCCGACCATGCTCAGTTGCCGGCGGATGGAGACACCGCCCGGTGCGGTGAAGCGCAGCGGGGCGACGACGTGGTCCTGCAAATCCGCGCCGACGCCCGGCAGGTTGGCAGCGCTGGCGATGCCGTGCTCCGCCAGCGCCGCACGGTCGCCGATGCCCGAGAGCATCAGCAGATGCGGCGAGCCGACCGTGCCGGCCGAAAGGATGGTCTCGCGCGCAGCGCGGATCGTCCTGCGTTCGCCCTGTCGGACGATTGCCACCCCGGTTGCCGTCCGGCCGTCGAGGAGAATTTTTTCGACAAGGCAGCCGGTCATGACGGTGAGGTTGGGACGGTTTCCGGCAGGCTTCAGATAGGCGAGGCTGGTGCTGCAGCGCACCCCGTCGCGGATCGTCGCCTGTGTGATATGGACACCGTCCTGCGCGCCGCTGTTGTAGTCCCCCGCATCCCGCAGGCCGAATTCCTGGCCGGCCTTCAGGAAGGTCCGGTAGAGCGGATGGTCGGCCTTGCTGCGCACGACACTGATGGGACCGGAGCCGCCACGCATCGGGTCGCGTCCCCCCTCGAAACTTTCCAACTTCCTGAAGAAGGGCAGGCAATCCTCGAAATCCCAGCCTTCGACGCCGAGATCGCGCCAGCCGTCGTAATCCTGCTTCGCCCCGCGCACGAAAACCATGCCGTTGATCGAGGAGCTGCCGCCGAGGCCGCGGCCGCGTGCCTGGCCGATGCTGCGACCGTGCAGTTCCGTCTCGGGTTCGCTCTCGAATTTCCAGTTGTAACGGTCACTTTCGATCGGAAAGGTGAGCGCGGCCGGCATCTGGATGAAGATGCTGCGATCGCTCGGGCCGGCCTCGATGAGGCAGACCGAGACGGCAGGATCCGCGCTCAGCCGGTTCGCCAGCACGCAGCCGGCGGAGCCGGCGCCGACGATGACATAGTCGAATTCCTGGATTGTGCTGCGCATGTCTGTCTCCGATGCAACCGGTCCGCGGCCCTGTGCATCCTCGCCTGTTCGGCCTGCCTCGTGAGAGGT
Coding sequences within:
- a CDS encoding ATP-binding cassette domain-containing protein codes for the protein MENASVLYEVRGVGKRYGGVVALDNVDFALRAGEVVGLVGDNGAGKSTLVKVLSGAHEPDSGEIYLDGVRRVWKSPHDALEAGVETLYQDSGVAPDLTVAANVFLGREIVRKGLLGKLGFLDEKAMRRQAHAGLEQVGIAVPASDRPVARLSGGQRQAVAIGRAVAWANKVILLDEPTNHLGARQAGEVLEIIRNARAKGFGVIFISHTLPHVLEVTDRIVVLRLGRVVADAPSSAFTPDSLLKAITGLGQPEGK
- a CDS encoding orotidine 5'-phosphate decarboxylase / HUMPS family protein, translated to MLLQVALDKPEHLAILPALTGLADIIEVGTPLLKRFGVAAITTVREICPDVPVLADTKTVDGGALEANMVFGAGASFMTVLSCASRATHETVGKCAVAFGASVIVDTITESGKPILLPQDFTLPEGFAYVAVHSPTDARLAGDNSTGHIDAVAAMHARGFRVSLAGGIGPATLDSVIAVKPEILVVGSAITESETPGKVASWIKERLPEQGLGWPWDKK
- a CDS encoding SIS domain-containing protein, with product MGQEIGELLERIDPQAFAAVVEAFRDGDRRWFFSGQGRSGLAAQMSAMRFMHLGRSVHFVGEVTAPSVRKGDGLLIISGSGETPVSLSYAKIAKAEGAKVITLTHKPKGTLAGIADIVLPVPVVETKQFGGSLFEQTCLLLLDAVVLQLASGMADAHGTMAYRHTNLQ
- a CDS encoding PfkB family carbohydrate kinase — protein: MHGVVTIGDCIVDEIRAEGKDPERFAGGAGLNLAAGIARLGLPSTLVTRVGQDRDGYYLLRYARERGIRIVNTPTVDPTGVVSSTRLNGEPSYAFAPAMYRRRIAFGPEALHVLSNAAAAVVNSYPLDNPAHADDLVQAFSAAPGLRIVDPNPRPRLISSLPAYRQGFEKVLPVASLVKLSDEDVQLLYGTDWRSVAEHLFGMGVETVLFSHGAGGATLIDRSGLQVAVPIAGRPEPIVDTMGAGDATLASLVASLLRGGRPGTADVWRRYLMEAMAVAAATCRRAGAELVLP
- a CDS encoding LacI family DNA-binding transcriptional regulator, whose protein sequence is MTQAPNDKAARLIDVARRAEVSRATAARALGGYGLVTEATRERVLAAAAELNYRVNELARSMRSGRSLTIGVVVADISNSFFNSAIRAIIETASRAGYQILVLNTDDDIEKERNAVRVLIEKRVDGLIVVPASQHEIEHLLVQSEPEVPVVLLDRRVDSDEIDFVTTDDRVAAGAAIRHFAAAGHVRIGLLVATASVEGHCLAMPEQVVSTVRDRVEGATAALAELGLAVNPEWTRYCHSSVETARAAMAEILASPEPPTAILATNEEMALGALAAAQEFAVGIGEALSIIAFDEAPWTGVFRPPLSVIRRPVAKLGAAAAELLLKKIEDSSYRSSQVLQAELIARRSVEAPAL
- a CDS encoding SIS domain-containing protein, encoding MSQSYLDEIAEQPAAIRKLGRLVTPGLAADIRAIRAAIDKGDVRHIILTGMGGSLFSAYGTWLRLSRSLPVPVSLWDTSELIQQAPTLLRPGAMVIAISQSGESVELCRMTELDAGVSIRVAITNPRDNTLARWASLALATEVGPEQTVSTKTYTAGLAALYIFERMLIDGGDTVAADIATLADATDEVLARVPARLDEMLAFLGHDLPLTFIGRGASYASAMMGALVTAEAAKAPTQALSGGQFRHGPLELVRDGFRSMLFLGGPGATLDLNLKTVADIARFGGRSLVVAPASTAAALSGSEAVLSLPAVAEGLLPVLEILPIQLLMVPMAIARGFEPAKFLNGSKITVIE
- a CDS encoding ROK family protein encodes the protein MSQQDFAIGIDIGGGSTKIGLVSTRGEIAERRRIVVSETDGADAIVRQYAAAIGDILSAHPQAKPLGIGIGFPGRIHPDNLSGDLGNIPALDDFPLAERIGNLFGLPARMENDGTAAGLAEAMFGRDRDARRSLLIAAGTGIGVALTVDGKPFITSGGGLGNAGQLIIHGSDGRPCRQGCVGCLESLASADALNGTVQRYCAEMPESPLAARARSLGREPDASDVVVMGLEGDPAAVAMLADVGRWLGRGAATWAQIFAPDVILLGGGLSAAGDLLLGPLEREARLSGLALYLAPVRFSLASLGNDAGIIGAAAQIFPTPKP
- a CDS encoding GntR family transcriptional regulator codes for the protein MTETWLKKKPIRKSGAVPMYVQVAEILDSEVKARNGAHFALPSEGELSREFGVSRVTIRQALKQLEARGVIYSEHGRGYFSTASRMKGVSGFHSFTTEVRKLGAEPGSTVVAYEERRQLSPAFRKHLQSEGESGTDFIFLRRVRSIDGDPVALEDAYLPTALYPSATRDMFESGSLYAEMTATWGIVPTWTDALFEPTAATAEEAGYLKIEPGAPVLSVWRVTVTDTDQAVEYVKSVYKGGGFMLNVNRYRL
- a CDS encoding choline dehydrogenase, giving the protein MRSTIQEFDYVIVGAGSAGCVLANRLSADPAVSVCLIEAGPSDRSIFIQMPAALTFPIESDRYNWKFESEPETELHGRSIGQARGRGLGGSSSINGMVFVRGAKQDYDGWRDLGVEGWDFEDCLPFFRKLESFEGGRDPMRGGSGPISVVRSKADHPLYRTFLKAGQEFGLRDAGDYNSGAQDGVHITQATIRDGVRCSTSLAYLKPAGNRPNLTVMTGCLVEKILLDGRTATGVAIVRQGERRTIRAARETILSAGTVGSPHLLMLSGIGDRAALAEHGIASAANLPGVGADLQDHVVAPLRFTAPGGVSIRRQLSMVGRLKLGIEWLLFKSGLGATNFFEVGAFFKSDEALPYFNMQHEFLPFLADFQSGKVTISDGFQYFVSQMRPYSRGRIALKSADPTVKPSIRFNYLTDRRDTLEMVDGIRKTLEMAHQPAWGRYRGQPVDTPDIKATDAEIEAWLRTVANTEHHPTSTCRMGTDDLAVTDSAGRVHGLEKLRIVDGSILPRVPSANINAPIIMAAEKIAATMTRR